From the Armatimonadota bacterium genome, one window contains:
- a CDS encoding LON peptidase substrate-binding domain-containing protein, with the protein MTKLSDGLPLLPLDDVLFPYATMRLHIGDSSCKLLIHECQQQRLAIGVVLSRSQASSHGKTATYLVGTAGLIASVESYPDGGMNVVIRGGERFRIRSINESGSHLVGHTEAVMESELEDSPRAIALTSRLRECADQFVISYLQQIDAPREEVHLPEDPVALSFVIANFLRIENLAKQLLLETTDTLERIAELIPILQEHTSELSEPGYFKLTSDMVSEWVSPN; encoded by the coding sequence GTGACGAAGCTATCAGACGGCCTACCGCTACTGCCGCTCGATGATGTTCTGTTTCCGTATGCGACGATGCGGCTCCACATTGGCGACAGTAGCTGTAAGCTGCTGATCCACGAATGTCAGCAACAAAGACTAGCGATTGGCGTCGTCCTATCGCGCTCTCAGGCCAGTTCTCATGGAAAGACGGCCACGTACCTCGTCGGGACTGCTGGTCTGATTGCAAGCGTGGAGTCCTATCCGGACGGCGGAATGAACGTTGTGATCCGAGGCGGGGAGCGATTTAGAATACGAAGCATCAACGAGTCTGGATCGCACCTCGTCGGGCATACAGAAGCCGTCATGGAATCGGAATTGGAGGACTCGCCCCGCGCCATCGCCCTGACCAGTAGATTGCGCGAATGCGCCGACCAATTCGTTATTTCGTACCTTCAGCAGATCGACGCGCCGCGGGAGGAGGTTCACCTTCCTGAAGACCCGGTTGCGCTTTCGTTCGTCATCGCCAACTTTCTGAGAATCGAGAACCTCGCCAAGCAACTGCTGCTTGAAACGACCGACACGTTGGAGCGCATCGCCGAACTCATCCCGATCTTGCAGGAACACACGAGCGAACTCTCAGAGCCAGGCTACTTCAAGCTGACCAGCGACATGGTCAGCGAGTGGGTGAGCCCAAACTAG
- a CDS encoding GAF domain-containing protein, protein MAIQTSSGEDLDDLKPELERLKAEVERLRGENFVLRGSSDDVTGEVPKAIPAESATEVAPIQEGEIALRRLVQRIAMILQAEKIAIMFYDRESGQLIGIPPAYGIDEERLPMFKVRATQGVSGEVFREGEPVIFHNATTDPRTKKDLVSLMHIDNGITVPLVIERRDEENRVIERRTIGVLHAWNKRHGEDFNDEDVRLLERMARNVGSIIANQQLYKEIVEEREELLQTFESITSGLILVSPEGKINQINASARRMFRYGPEAAGQPYDSVFTDSELLEFIKGGLEGAEQGAVEFLTTIGGVERDFMIQGAGVQNEDGKTLGYVVILNDVTEQKNLDRMKSSFVAMASHELRTPLTAVKGFISTLLIHDDFEPVERREFYQIIDHECDRLTRLINDLLNTARIEANESLKPNYTRVNIEELIEKVVIIQKQTAHRHNVYHQISADLPKVIGDEDKLDQILTNLVSNAIKYSPDGGDVVISAQVDGDDMLICVEDSGIGIPDSHLPRVFDKFHRVNNEDNRMIYGTGLGLFLVKHLVEKLHLGKIWVESEVGKGSKFWFRFPIELDVEKGKEQNE, encoded by the coding sequence ATGGCGATTCAGACGAGCAGTGGTGAAGATTTGGACGACTTGAAACCGGAACTAGAGCGACTAAAGGCAGAGGTCGAACGACTCAGAGGCGAGAACTTCGTTCTTAGGGGTTCCAGCGATGATGTCACTGGAGAAGTGCCGAAGGCGATTCCGGCGGAAAGTGCGACCGAGGTCGCCCCGATTCAGGAGGGCGAGATCGCCTTGCGGCGATTGGTCCAGCGAATCGCCATGATCCTTCAGGCCGAGAAGATCGCGATCATGTTTTATGACCGCGAGTCGGGCCAACTGATCGGAATTCCTCCTGCTTACGGCATCGACGAAGAGCGCCTGCCGATGTTCAAGGTCCGGGCGACCCAAGGTGTATCGGGCGAGGTGTTTCGTGAAGGCGAGCCGGTGATTTTCCACAACGCCACCACCGATCCTCGGACGAAGAAGGACTTGGTCTCGCTGATGCACATCGACAACGGCATCACGGTGCCGTTGGTCATCGAGCGGCGAGACGAGGAGAATCGGGTCATCGAACGCCGGACGATCGGAGTGCTGCATGCGTGGAACAAGCGCCACGGCGAGGACTTCAACGACGAGGACGTGCGGCTGCTCGAGCGGATGGCCCGAAACGTCGGTTCCATCATCGCCAATCAGCAACTGTACAAGGAGATCGTCGAAGAGCGCGAGGAGCTGCTCCAGACCTTTGAGTCGATCACTTCTGGTCTGATTCTGGTTTCGCCCGAGGGGAAGATCAATCAGATCAACGCCTCGGCGCGACGCATGTTTCGGTATGGGCCTGAGGCGGCGGGTCAACCTTACGATTCCGTTTTCACCGACTCGGAGTTGCTGGAGTTTATCAAAGGAGGGTTGGAAGGTGCCGAACAGGGGGCCGTTGAGTTCTTGACGACGATCGGCGGCGTGGAGCGCGACTTCATGATTCAGGGCGCCGGAGTGCAGAATGAGGACGGCAAGACGCTGGGTTACGTTGTGATCCTCAATGACGTGACCGAACAGAAGAACCTGGATCGGATGAAGAGCTCCTTCGTCGCGATGGCGTCGCACGAACTTCGGACGCCGTTGACCGCAGTGAAGGGCTTCATCAGCACGCTGCTCATTCACGATGACTTTGAACCAGTCGAGCGCCGCGAGTTCTATCAGATCATCGATCACGAGTGCGATCGGCTGACAAGGCTGATCAACGACTTGCTCAACACGGCGAGAATCGAAGCCAACGAAAGCCTGAAGCCGAATTACACGCGAGTAAACATAGAGGAGTTGATCGAGAAGGTCGTCATCATTCAAAAGCAGACGGCTCACCGGCACAACGTGTACCACCAAATCTCTGCGGACCTGCCAAAGGTGATCGGTGATGAGGACAAGCTGGATCAGATTCTGACGAACCTCGTCAGCAACGCGATCAAGTACTCGCCTGACGGCGGCGATGTTGTTATCTCGGCGCAAGTTGACGGCGACGATATGTTGATATGTGTGGAGGACTCGGGAATCGGCATTCCGGACAGCCACTTGCCGCGCGTGTTCGACAAGTTCCACCGTGTCAATAACGAGGACAACCGAATGATTTACGGAACCGGTCTCGGTCTGTTCTTGGTGAAGCACCTGGTCGAGAAGTTGCACCTTGGAAAGATCTGGGTTGAGTCGGAAGTCGGGAAAGGGTCTAAGTTCTGGTTCCGGTTTCCTATCGAATTGGACGTCGAAAAGGGGAAGGAGCAGAACGAATAG
- a CDS encoding HAD-IA family hydrolase, giving the protein MVPVSYRIGRRKGEGAERIAEVKALIFDFDGLICDTETPEFDSWSGEFEAHGVELSLHEWIQCVGGGLDAWDAFDHLQSLVGARLDRELVDSSRRGRFNELIGAFGVLPGVAELLSSAEAEGVLVAIASSSTSVWVDGHLQRLRLDGLFPVVITRDQAGAAKPDPAVYLKACEGLGVLPSEAVALEDSANGVESAKRAGLSVIAVPNRITERFDLSKADLVVPSLADISLERVRDVHASRSLLTRSSGC; this is encoded by the coding sequence CTGGTTCCGGTTTCCTATCGAATTGGACGTCGAAAAGGGGAAGGAGCAGAACGAATAGCAGAAGTCAAGGCGCTCATATTTGACTTTGACGGGCTGATCTGCGATACCGAGACGCCCGAGTTCGACTCGTGGAGCGGTGAGTTTGAAGCGCACGGCGTCGAACTTTCCTTGCACGAATGGATTCAGTGCGTGGGCGGCGGCCTCGACGCCTGGGACGCGTTCGATCACCTGCAGTCTCTGGTCGGCGCTCGGCTTGACCGCGAGCTTGTGGATTCGAGTAGGCGCGGCCGATTCAACGAGCTGATCGGAGCGTTTGGCGTGCTGCCGGGCGTCGCCGAGCTGTTGTCAAGCGCCGAGGCCGAGGGTGTGCTCGTCGCGATCGCCTCCAGCTCGACCTCGGTCTGGGTCGATGGTCATTTGCAGCGGTTGCGGCTCGATGGGCTGTTTCCCGTCGTGATCACGCGAGACCAGGCGGGCGCTGCGAAGCCTGACCCAGCCGTGTACCTAAAAGCTTGCGAGGGACTCGGCGTTCTTCCAAGCGAGGCGGTCGCGCTTGAGGACTCCGCGAACGGGGTCGAATCGGCGAAGCGCGCCGGGTTGAGCGTGATCGCCGTGCCAAATCGCATCACGGAACGGTTCGACCTGTCAAAGGCAGACCTGGTTGTTCCGTCGCTGGCGGACATCAGCCTTGAGCGGGTGCGCGACGTGCACGCTAGTCGATCTTTGCTAACTCGCTCTTCAGGGTGTTGA
- a CDS encoding bifunctional phosphoglucose/phosphomannose isomerase: MQSLDDRATVERLDPGGMLRLAEKFPDQCREALEIALATSIEPLKQQPNVVVLAGLGGSAAGGDLTKVLFEADGTVPFSVNREYDLPKFVDRRSLLFAVSYSGNTEETLAAYDAAKGRGARVIAITSGGELAERASACGDEVIKVPGGQPPRTALGYLFVPVASACVQLDLLSNLPFDAAFRALDEGAKLWGVEPPESDNTAKQIARSLHRSVGLLYGLGSWQAIVANRWKGQINENAKNMAFANAFPELCHNEILGWVKADGQGVDRWTTIMLEDGTESEKMRARARVTAQLIAKTTSVHSAQAIGGTLLEKALSLTYMGDFVSLYLASLNGVDPESIDSINTLKSELAKID; the protein is encoded by the coding sequence ATGCAGTCGCTGGATGACCGGGCAACCGTTGAGCGCCTCGATCCGGGCGGAATGCTCCGCCTGGCCGAGAAATTTCCTGACCAATGCCGGGAGGCGCTCGAGATCGCGCTGGCGACTTCGATCGAGCCGCTCAAGCAACAGCCGAACGTCGTGGTACTCGCTGGGCTCGGCGGCAGCGCTGCAGGCGGAGATCTGACTAAGGTTCTTTTTGAGGCGGACGGAACCGTTCCGTTCTCGGTGAATCGCGAGTACGACCTCCCAAAATTCGTCGATCGCCGAAGCTTGCTCTTCGCCGTCAGCTACTCGGGCAACACCGAGGAGACGCTTGCGGCGTACGACGCGGCCAAGGGTCGCGGGGCTCGTGTGATCGCGATCACGAGCGGAGGCGAACTGGCCGAGCGTGCGTCGGCCTGCGGGGACGAGGTGATCAAAGTCCCTGGGGGACAGCCTCCGCGAACGGCCCTCGGCTACCTTTTCGTGCCCGTCGCATCGGCGTGCGTTCAGCTCGACCTACTGTCGAATCTACCGTTCGACGCAGCGTTCCGTGCGCTCGACGAAGGCGCCAAGCTGTGGGGCGTAGAACCCCCGGAGTCCGATAACACCGCGAAGCAGATAGCGCGCTCGTTGCATCGAAGCGTCGGACTGTTATATGGACTGGGATCTTGGCAGGCCATCGTCGCAAATCGTTGGAAGGGGCAGATCAACGAAAACGCCAAGAACATGGCGTTCGCAAACGCGTTCCCTGAGCTTTGCCACAACGAGATTCTCGGCTGGGTCAAGGCAGACGGACAGGGAGTCGATCGCTGGACGACGATCATGCTGGAAGATGGCACGGAGAGCGAGAAAATGCGCGCTCGGGCCCGCGTCACGGCGCAACTGATCGCCAAGACGACCTCAGTTCACTCGGCGCAAGCGATAGGGGGCACGCTGCTAGAAAAAGCGCTGAGCCTGACCTATATGGGAGACTTCGTTTCGCTGTACCTTGCCTCGCTCAACGGCGTCGATCCGGAGAGCATCGACTCTATCAACACCCTGAAGAGCGAGTTAGCAAAGATCGACTAG
- a CDS encoding single-stranded DNA-binding protein, with protein sequence MFINRVVLVGRLTRDPELRTTTTGKSVTDFGLAVTKRFKPQDGGPDADFFRVTAWGKSAEFVANYLTKGRLVAIDGRIQSRKYTTKEGVNREVVEVVAEIVQALDRPRDDDGASQRGGGGEPEPVAVSASEDEYDPFADD encoded by the coding sequence ATGTTCATCAACAGAGTCGTCTTGGTCGGTCGCCTGACGCGCGACCCCGAGCTAAGGACAACCACCACGGGTAAGAGCGTGACCGATTTCGGCCTCGCCGTCACCAAGCGGTTCAAGCCGCAGGACGGGGGCCCTGACGCAGACTTTTTCAGAGTAACTGCCTGGGGCAAGTCTGCGGAGTTCGTGGCGAACTACCTGACCAAGGGCCGATTGGTCGCCATAGACGGTCGAATCCAGTCGCGAAAGTACACGACGAAGGAAGGCGTGAACCGCGAGGTAGTGGAGGTCGTCGCCGAGATCGTGCAAGCGCTTGACCGCCCGCGCGACGACGACGGCGCCAGCCAGCGCGGGGGCGGCGGCGAGCCTGAGCCCGTGGCGGTCTCTGCGTCCGAAGACGAGTACGATCCGTTCGCCGACGACTAG
- the rpsF gene encoding 30S ribosomal protein S6, translating into MNTAKYEAFYIVKPSLTDDQVQEIADRFKQVVETNGGSVDSAKKWDKRKLAFEIDDLTEGNYILMEFECDTQVPKELARLLGISDDVVRHRIFSRED; encoded by the coding sequence ATGAATACGGCAAAATACGAGGCCTTTTACATCGTCAAGCCCAGCTTGACCGACGATCAAGTGCAGGAGATCGCCGACCGCTTCAAGCAGGTCGTCGAGACCAACGGCGGGTCAGTCGACTCTGCGAAAAAGTGGGACAAGCGCAAGCTAGCGTTTGAAATCGACGACCTGACAGAAGGCAACTACATCCTGATGGAATTTGAGTGCGACACCCAGGTTCCGAAGGAGTTGGCACGCCTTCTGGGCATCAGTGACGATGTAGTTCGCCATCGGATTTTCTCGAGGGAGGATTAA
- a CDS encoding HD domain-containing protein, whose protein sequence is MPDKTETQAAAPVTLKDVKANDRVQELIVGANAVMMSMGYTEHGHRHVGIVSSITRYIMENLGAPQRDIELGMIAAYLHDIGNVISRENHPSSGANIAFRILDKMGMPPQEIAPILGAIGNHEEAYGEAVSVMSAAVIIADKSDVHSSRVQNPLRETFDIHDRVNFAVQKSRVEMNNEKKRISLRLEIDTKFASVMEYFEIFISRMVMCRRAATFVGYDFGLTVNGTHLE, encoded by the coding sequence ATGCCCGACAAAACCGAGACCCAAGCCGCCGCGCCAGTCACGCTCAAGGACGTCAAGGCGAACGACAGGGTGCAGGAGCTGATCGTCGGCGCGAACGCAGTCATGATGTCGATGGGCTACACCGAGCACGGACACCGACACGTCGGCATCGTCAGCAGCATCACGCGTTACATCATGGAGAACCTCGGCGCTCCGCAAAGGGACATCGAGCTCGGAATGATCGCCGCCTACCTGCACGATATCGGAAACGTCATCAGCCGCGAAAACCACCCCTCGTCAGGCGCGAACATAGCGTTTCGCATACTGGACAAGATGGGCATGCCGCCGCAGGAGATCGCCCCGATCCTTGGTGCGATCGGCAATCACGAGGAGGCGTACGGCGAGGCCGTGAGCGTCATGTCCGCCGCAGTCATCATCGCCGACAAGAGCGACGTCCACAGCTCCCGCGTTCAGAACCCGCTGCGGGAGACGTTCGACATTCACGACAGGGTCAACTTCGCGGTGCAGAAGAGCCGGGTCGAAATGAACAACGAGAAGAAGCGCATCTCGCTCAGGCTGGAGATCGACACAAAATTCGCGTCGGTGATGGAGTATTTCGAGATCTTCATTAGCCGCATGGTGATGTGCCGGCGCGCGGCGACCTTCGTTGGCTACGACTTCGGACTCACCGTCAACGGCACCCATTTGGAGTAA
- a CDS encoding polysaccharide deacetylase family protein, with the protein MEKTRTLCAMLAALLVCLLVGCSGKPDNPSPSNSVVEPPAEEEVIERITDRPGNEDGKVLIVMYHHIGEQEGSYKRSIENFRGDLQRLYDLGFRPVTLAEYADDAMDLPPGASPVILTWDDSNRDQFRYLEDGSIDPECGVGIWRQFAEEHPDFPVRGTFFVLKNGPFGADGQKKVDQLLAWGCEIQPHTIRHPNLRKLTEVEIMAELSEAQEYIRSLGSEPRFLSLPFGIRPENHELLVEFELDGTVVRHEAAVKVGAGPAPSPGDPERDLHWLPRIQAFDGEYGLTFWLDLIEDGRVAPYVQP; encoded by the coding sequence ATGGAGAAGACCCGCACCCTTTGCGCGATGTTGGCTGCGTTGCTCGTCTGCCTCCTGGTGGGCTGCTCCGGGAAGCCTGATAACCCTTCCCCATCGAACTCTGTCGTCGAGCCGCCAGCAGAAGAGGAGGTGATCGAGAGGATCACCGATAGACCCGGCAACGAGGACGGCAAGGTGCTCATCGTGATGTACCACCACATCGGAGAGCAAGAGGGCTCTTACAAGCGATCCATCGAGAACTTCAGGGGCGACCTGCAACGACTATACGATCTAGGATTTCGGCCGGTGACGCTCGCTGAGTACGCAGACGACGCAATGGATCTGCCGCCGGGCGCGTCGCCGGTGATCTTGACGTGGGACGACTCGAACAGAGATCAGTTTCGGTATCTCGAAGACGGCTCCATCGATCCAGAGTGCGGGGTCGGGATTTGGCGTCAGTTCGCAGAGGAGCATCCCGACTTCCCGGTGCGCGGAACGTTCTTTGTACTCAAGAACGGTCCTTTCGGTGCGGACGGCCAGAAGAAGGTCGATCAGCTTCTAGCTTGGGGCTGCGAAATCCAGCCTCACACCATCCGGCACCCCAACCTCCGCAAGTTGACGGAGGTCGAGATCATGGCCGAACTCTCTGAGGCTCAGGAGTACATACGATCGCTGGGGTCTGAGCCGAGGTTCTTGAGTCTGCCGTTTGGAATCCGGCCCGAGAACCACGAACTCCTCGTAGAATTTGAGCTGGACGGAACCGTCGTCAGACACGAAGCTGCCGTAAAGGTCGGGGCTGGACCGGCTCCCTCCCCCGGCGACCCGGAGCGCGATCTGCACTGGCTTCCGCGCATACAAGCGTTCGACGGCGAGTACGGGTTGACGTTCTGGCTCGATCTCATTGAAGATGGCCGCGTCGCGCCGTACGTACAGCCGTAA
- the serS gene encoding serine--tRNA ligase, with product MLDRQLIRHDPEIVRAGALRKGIEAPIDQFQLADAAWRANTHELNERQAEMNRVSKSIGQLFSEGKKNEAATAREEAQNLKQQIQNLEEKGRELESELRAIELAFPNLPHESVPDGSEPEENVVIREWGEKPCFDERPVPHFEIAEELKLIDFDRASKVSGSGFAIYTGLGAKLVRSLYCWMLDFNVRESGYTEVLPPFLVHTDSMIGTGNLPKFKDELYKATDDLWLIPTGEVPVTNMYRDEVFDGADLPVKHCAYTACFRRESGAAGRLTRGILRMHQFDKVELVKFVLPETSYDALERLVADAEKLLQALGLHYHVLLLCAGDMGEKSTKCYDLELWSPGEDRFLEISSCANFEAFQARRANIRFRRGQGEKPEFVHILNGSALAVPRLMVAILETNQLASGDVVIPEPLRPYMGTDVIEKP from the coding sequence ATGCTCGACCGCCAGCTCATCCGGCACGATCCTGAGATCGTGCGCGCAGGCGCTTTGCGGAAGGGCATTGAAGCGCCGATCGACCAGTTCCAACTGGCTGACGCGGCTTGGCGCGCCAACACGCACGAGCTCAACGAGCGGCAGGCGGAGATGAACCGGGTGAGCAAGTCGATCGGGCAGCTGTTCTCCGAAGGCAAGAAAAACGAGGCTGCGACCGCGCGCGAAGAGGCTCAGAACCTCAAACAGCAAATCCAGAATCTGGAGGAAAAGGGCCGCGAGCTGGAGTCCGAATTGCGAGCGATCGAGCTGGCGTTTCCTAATCTGCCGCACGAATCGGTGCCGGATGGGAGCGAGCCGGAGGAGAACGTCGTGATCAGAGAGTGGGGCGAGAAGCCGTGCTTCGACGAACGCCCGGTGCCGCACTTTGAGATCGCGGAGGAGCTGAAGCTGATCGACTTCGACCGCGCGTCGAAGGTTAGCGGCAGCGGATTCGCCATTTACACGGGGCTCGGCGCCAAGCTTGTGCGGTCGCTGTACTGCTGGATGTTGGACTTCAACGTGCGCGAGAGCGGATACACTGAGGTGCTCCCGCCATTTCTCGTGCACACGGACTCGATGATCGGTACGGGCAACTTGCCAAAGTTCAAAGACGAGCTGTACAAGGCGACCGACGACCTGTGGCTCATCCCGACCGGCGAGGTGCCGGTCACAAACATGTACCGCGACGAAGTGTTCGACGGAGCGGACTTGCCGGTCAAGCACTGCGCTTACACAGCTTGCTTCCGGCGCGAATCTGGAGCGGCGGGCCGGCTTACTCGCGGCATTCTGAGGATGCACCAGTTCGACAAGGTTGAACTGGTGAAGTTCGTTCTGCCAGAGACCAGCTACGACGCCCTGGAGCGGCTCGTTGCGGACGCTGAGAAGCTGTTGCAGGCGCTCGGTCTGCACTATCACGTGCTTCTGCTGTGCGCCGGAGATATGGGCGAGAAGAGTACGAAATGCTACGACCTTGAGCTGTGGTCTCCGGGCGAAGACCGGTTTCTCGAGATTTCGAGCTGCGCCAACTTTGAAGCGTTTCAGGCCAGGCGTGCGAACATACGGTTTCGGCGCGGCCAGGGCGAAAAGCCGGAGTTCGTCCACATCCTGAACGGATCGGCACTGGCCGTCCCGCGACTGATGGTGGCGATCTTGGAGACGAATCAACTCGCCAGCGGCGACGTGGTGATTCCGGAGCCGCTGCGGCCGTATATGGGTACGGACGTCATCGAGAAGCCGTAG
- a CDS encoding FAD-binding oxidoreductase, translating into MPNNPPAKCKLPELSGWGRFPRVEQTVVRPEKAAQLAYQSGKTLARGQGRSYGDAALNSEGVVLLTERLNRFLEFDEKTGVLQAEAGATLERVLEAMVPRGWFLPVTPGTKFCSLGGCVATDVHGKNHHRDGPFSNFVREIELVLPGGETVKCSREERADLYWATVGGMGLTGVISTVTLQLKKIETAYMKVNHRQAANLDVVFNLLQTPACDDVYSVCWLDCLAKGKHLGRGVLMTAHHAKRSEIPLMTRDALKPKFRRQRRIKRDWPTIYLNRFTVGLFNALYYRVQGRRGEFHVDYDRFFYPLDAVNDWNRMYGKAGFVQYQFVVPTERAREAVRKAMLLISKFKRASFLAVLKRFGPAGKGLLSFPAEGYTLAVDLPVCNALPKLLKRLDEIVLEYGGRVYLAKDACLPVPAFKAMYPKLDEFLKVKREVDPENRFSSDLARRLEIAP; encoded by the coding sequence ATGCCAAACAATCCTCCCGCAAAATGCAAACTTCCGGAGCTTTCTGGCTGGGGTAGGTTTCCGCGCGTCGAGCAGACGGTGGTGAGGCCGGAAAAGGCTGCGCAGCTCGCCTACCAAAGCGGCAAGACGCTGGCTCGCGGTCAGGGCAGGAGCTACGGGGATGCTGCGCTGAACTCGGAGGGGGTCGTGCTGCTGACCGAGCGCTTGAACCGGTTCTTGGAGTTCGACGAAAAGACGGGAGTGCTTCAGGCTGAGGCGGGCGCGACGTTGGAACGCGTGCTCGAGGCGATGGTGCCGCGCGGGTGGTTCCTGCCAGTCACGCCCGGAACGAAGTTCTGTTCGCTAGGCGGATGCGTCGCTACCGACGTTCACGGAAAGAACCACCATCGCGACGGCCCGTTCAGCAACTTCGTCCGCGAGATCGAGCTTGTGCTGCCAGGCGGCGAGACCGTGAAGTGCTCGCGTGAAGAGAGGGCCGATCTTTATTGGGCGACCGTTGGCGGCATGGGGCTGACCGGAGTGATTTCAACCGTCACCTTGCAGTTGAAGAAAATCGAAACGGCGTATATGAAGGTCAATCATCGGCAGGCCGCGAATCTCGACGTCGTGTTCAATCTCCTCCAGACGCCCGCGTGCGACGATGTGTACAGCGTGTGCTGGCTCGACTGCCTAGCCAAAGGGAAGCACCTGGGACGCGGCGTGCTGATGACCGCGCACCACGCGAAGCGATCCGAGATTCCGCTGATGACGCGAGATGCCCTGAAGCCGAAATTCAGGAGGCAAAGGAGGATCAAGCGAGATTGGCCGACGATTTACCTGAACCGTTTCACCGTCGGGCTGTTCAACGCCCTCTACTACCGGGTTCAAGGCCGGCGCGGCGAGTTCCACGTTGACTACGATCGGTTCTTCTATCCGCTGGATGCCGTCAACGATTGGAACCGCATGTACGGGAAGGCAGGGTTCGTGCAGTATCAGTTCGTCGTTCCGACAGAAAGGGCGCGAGAGGCGGTCCGCAAGGCGATGCTGCTGATCTCCAAGTTCAAGCGGGCGTCGTTTCTCGCAGTGTTGAAGCGGTTTGGCCCCGCCGGCAAGGGGCTACTCTCGTTCCCGGCCGAGGGGTACACGCTCGCGGTCGACCTGCCGGTGTGCAACGCCCTGCCTAAGTTGCTCAAGCGCCTCGACGAGATCGTTCTAGAGTACGGCGGTCGCGTCTATCTGGCAAAGGACGCATGTCTGCCCGTGCCGGCGTTCAAGGCGATGTATCCCAAGCTCGACGAGTTTCTCAAGGTGAAGAGGGAGGTCGATCCTGAGAACCGGTTCAGTTCAGACTTGGCTCGCCGTTTGGAGATCGCGCCTTGA
- a CDS encoding SDR family oxidoreductase has product MTSNPVLVIGATSAIARAVAEEFASRGYNLYLAGRDLPELWRLASDFEIRHGVSVQVGVVDAEDFAAHGEFVKHVIKRAGGLAGVVVALGYLGDQSAVEKDPRDCVDVVTRNYSGGMSLLLHLANHFEETRTGFVIGISSIAGDRGRVKNYVYGSAKAGMSAFLQGLRARLHKVGVHVMTVKPGFVDTSMTYGMDGLMMLATPEDVGKQIVRALERRKDIAYVPGIWKWVMLAVRTIPERIFKKMKF; this is encoded by the coding sequence TTGACGTCAAATCCCGTGCTCGTGATCGGTGCGACGTCTGCAATCGCGCGCGCGGTGGCCGAAGAGTTCGCGAGCCGCGGTTACAATCTGTACTTGGCCGGTAGAGACTTGCCTGAGCTGTGGCGTCTTGCCAGCGACTTCGAGATCAGACACGGAGTCAGCGTGCAGGTCGGAGTCGTCGATGCCGAGGACTTCGCAGCGCACGGCGAGTTCGTGAAACACGTTATCAAGAGGGCCGGCGGCCTAGCGGGCGTGGTCGTCGCGCTCGGCTACCTCGGCGATCAGTCGGCTGTCGAGAAAGATCCGAGGGACTGCGTGGACGTAGTCACGCGGAATTACTCGGGCGGGATGTCTCTGTTGCTGCACTTGGCCAATCACTTTGAAGAGACCAGAACGGGGTTCGTCATCGGCATTTCGAGCATCGCTGGCGACCGCGGCCGAGTCAAGAACTACGTTTACGGATCGGCGAAAGCCGGCATGAGCGCGTTCTTGCAAGGGTTGCGAGCTCGGCTCCACAAGGTCGGCGTCCACGTGATGACCGTCAAGCCCGGCTTCGTCGACACCTCCATGACGTACGGCATGGACGGCCTCATGATGCTGGCGACTCCAGAGGACGTAGGCAAGCAGATCGTGCGGGCGCTCGAACGGCGAAAGGACATCGCGTACGTACCTGGGATTTGGAAGTGGGTCATGCTCGCCGTCCGCACGATTCCGGAACGCATCTTCAAAAAGATGAAGTTCTAG